GGTTTCCACATGAAAGAATTTTGTCATGCAGGTTTCTGACCCCAGCAGGGCAGACAAAAATCAACCACGCTCATGTGGATATCAGTCCTGCTGTGCAACCAGCACGATCCAGAACCCATCCAGACTGGAGGTGGGATCTTCCCTCTCAGTGTGAATGCTTTGTCTTTACAAGAGCCTATTCACAGTGGTGGTTTAGAGTCCTGTTTCAAAAGGTGACACTAACAGCAATGTTGTTTTGGAATCCAGTGTTCTACAGGGCTGCACAACCCCTGTGAGCCCGGGCAGgtggcagctgcctgctcccaTTCCCAGGACAAGCACCAGATTCACTTGTTCCCCTCCAGGACTGCAGGTGGTTTCAGTGGTTGTGGCTTTTTGGTATGTGATTAACTGCTTCCCTCTGAAACTGCTCTGGCCTGCTCAGCTCCACCATTCAGTCTGGAATAATAGCACTTCTTCCAAATCTCCTCCAGAATCTCTTTTTCTGGACACTCCCATCTCTAAcagctctttctctttctctgccgGGCTGGGCTGAGGCAGAGTCTCTGGTAGTGCAGACACCCCAATCTCCTAAGGTGACCtcttgctgctccagctccccgGGAATTAATTTAGTTTTACAACAAACTAAAAGTTTACAACTTACATTTTACTCTTCACATTCACTGCATGTACCCATCCCAGCTACCACCCATCCCAGCATTCCAGCCTTGCTGCCATATCCCAGGAACATGTCAATGTTTCTGTAGTGCCTAAGAACAATAAATCTCCTTTGGGATCATCAGGGGTTTCTATTTCTCTGGTTTCAGTTTCCTTCAGACACTTCTCTCTGATCATCTCCTGCAAGTCCTTCAGAGCTTCCTGGGCTGCCTCACTGCTGAGTTGAAAGACTTGTATAAAcactattttaaattttcaggctttttgtATTGACTTCCTCTTTCTCTGGAATTTCCCTTTCAAATTTACTGGTACAAGATTAATTCTGGGGTCAGCTTGTACCCCTTTCCTTTTTGACCACAGGATGCAGGACTGACTCACACTTGTAGGGAGGATTACTTAATAGTCCCTCTCTTCTATCCCCCCTGGTCTGTGAACCCCAACACCCACAGCATCCCCCACTTCCACAGCCCAGCCACAAAGCTGGCTCCTTGGACATTCTCCCACTTTTCAGCTGAGGGGGActgatttttccttctgtgaatTCCCCAGGGAGAGCACTCTGGATTATGGCCCCAGCAGGTAACACACTGCCAcacctctgctttgcttttaggACCAGGCCTGGAGGTAATGGCCAACATTAGCCCTTTCCCATCCTTTTAAGAGCCAGTTCCTTCCTGCAGACTCCATGTCTGAACCCTGCTGGGTGTAATTCAGCGTGACAAAGCCTTCTCCTCCCAGGAGAGGTATCACTCCTGATTCAAAGTGCTCTTTGGTGTGAAATCTGCTTTCTACCCTGGGCTAAATGCCTCAGTGCAGTCCCAGGGTGGGCTCCCCTCTGTGCCAAGAGCCCCTTCAAAAAGCTGACCCTGCTACTCCTGAAAATGCCTTGCAGGAAGGTGGGAGAAGAGTCCAGAGAGTGCAGAGAACCAGAAATAACAAAACATAGCCGAGTCTTGCACCTGGGTCTGTCTTTTGCCCATAGAGCTGTGCGAAAAAAACAGTTTGACCTGTGATTTTTGCCACCAAGGACTCAGCACAGCTGTCCCCGTGCCAGGACTGCGTCCCCACCACAGTCCCCAACACCAAGagcagcaggctgggagcaCATGTGACAATGGCAAATTCAGGGTGCCAGCCTAGAGCTCCATGCACACTCCTGaggctggagcacaagtgccAAGGGATGCTCTGGGAAGGACACAGGCAGTTGGCAGCTGCCTCCAGCAAAAGAGGACAAATATCTGGAGCACAGGAGCCAACAGACCTTGCTGGCTCAGAGGGCACGAGGCTGGAGAGAAGCAAAGGAGCAACAGAGAGAGAGGGATGACAGCCTGTCtgcaaggagaaagaggaaggagtTTGCTTTGTGTGCAATTCTGCAACAGCAGTCTGTGAAGGCAAGATGTGAACTCATCCTGCTGCTGGTAGATGGACTCCttagcagcagcacagggaggaaaaggtCAGGATGACTCAGGGATGATCCACATGGGCAGTGGTGTCCACCTTCCAGAGCCAAGTCAACCCTGGATCACCCGGGTGAGTGGAATATGAACTGGCTGGTCTTTAAGAGACAGGTCCCAGGAGAGGATGTGCTGTCCCTAAGGATGAACAGCATTTGCTCACAGGAGCACCCTGACGAGCAAGAGTAACAGTTCCCATCTCGGGTTTCTatgagggaagggagaggcCCTTGGGGTAAGAGCAAGTGgtttttcagagaaaacacagaaaagaggGCTGGGGAGAGTCATCAACTTCCACACAGAAGATCAACACTCACCACTCACTCTAGGAACAGAATTCCTCACTCTCCAGGTGATCTCCCAGCACTTTCTCACTGCTGCAGCATTTTTCTTCGTTGTAGTTTGAGACCAGAACATCATGTCCTTTCCAGCCTGAAAACAAAGACTGAAATTGTTCAGTGACCCTTGTTAGACTGTTCTCAGGCCTCTCTCACCCTCTTTGCACTACACACCACGATTCTTCCACGCTCTGCAAATTTAACAGGCCAATGCTTGTTACAAATagcattaataaaaatatcacatAGCACAGGAGTTGTGGGGTCCCACATGCTCCTGGCAGTCATGGATGGAATCCACTCAGAAGGCCATTTCCACAGTCTGACAATGACAATGAGGTGTCAGAACCAatagaggattttttttgtaatttggGGAGCTGGCTCATACCCACGGGACTAAGCTGTGCATGCAATAATCACTTCTCGGAATATAGTGCTTGCAATTTTTGAATCCCCGTCAAGAATGATGTCAAGTTAAACTCCAGGAACAGAACAGGAGCAAGTTCATGGCAGTGTGGGAACATAGGAATTGGCAGAGATTCCCAAGGAGCGATGCAGAGTTTCCCAGCCAGGTCTTTCTGAGCACGTCTGAGCTGTGCACAGAGCAGCATCACAGCAccctctgctgcctgctggtCCTCAGGTCCTCACCAAGCAGCTTGAGCTGGGCTTTGAGCTGACAGCACCATCAGATAAACACCTCATTCTTCAGGGTGACAAATCTTGTAATTACTGATTAGAACTGTGTTCTCTTCCCTGCCTTGGGGGAAAACAGGGCTCAGGCTTCTCATACTTCCATCAGCTGAAGGAGAATCTCACATCCAGTGGTCAATACTGCAAGTGAATGTGAGCATCAGAAGCACCAACTTACAAGGTTTAATTGctgcaaatatttattcagGCTTTAAACTAACACCCCAGTGTCACTTCTCTTTGCAGTGCATCTGACTCCACCTGTGGTTGTGGAAGCATTTCTCCTGCATATCCCAGCTCCTCTTGCCCCATCTAAATCATTCCAACATCCATTAAATGTGCAGGAACACGGTGCTGCACATGAGCAATGCACAGCAAGAACACATGTGAGCCAGCTGGCAGCAGGGTGGCCTTGTCCTTTTCTTCACTGTGAAATACAGGACCAAGTCCAAAGAAGTAAATCAGTAGTGCACATGGAGCAGTTCTCTCCCTCCATGCCCATGATGCAGCTCAGATACAACAGCAAAAGGAAGCTCAGGCACGTGTGAAGGATGAGGGCACAAGCTCAGTTATCTGTTGCAAGAGACatgcaaaaaagaaagagggaacGGGAAAAGAAGAACCAGGGAAATCCCAGAACTCCTCCCCACCATCAAATCTGAGAATGCCATGCTCAGAGTTGCTTTGTGCTGTTTCCCTCTAGGACCATCTCCTATCTGATATAGGACATGGTTCACTGTCCCAAATCCCGGCCAGTGCTCCCTCCCTAACCCTGGGACCTTGGCAGCATCTGCCTCATCCTTCTGGCATCTCGAACAGCTTCTCCCTCTCACGCACAAGGCTGCTGCAGACAGCTCAGAAACTATGTAACAGCCAATAGTCTGCAAACATCACATGCCAGATAGAGCTGTGAGAGAATCAGCACACCCCAACCCACCTACCCAAGGCAGCgattgctcccagggctgggaacacaCTCAGGATCACTTCTGTCCCTCTCCACGTGGGGCTGCCACGACTGGTACAAGCCTGACACGGAGCTGGCTGCAGTTGCCATCCCCCACTGTGCTCAGCCTGCTGCAGATCTCTACAgagatgtgtgtgtttgttcttCAAACCTGCCTTGTTAATGTTGTAGGAATATTGACATAACATTCCCCTCAAAGCTGTTACTAGCAAGTGGAAATTGAAGCTTTttattgaactttttttttttttactcttagCTTTTAGAACAAGATATTTAGCAACATTAACATTCATTTTTACATCACGTCACATGCTACTACTTTAGCTGCAGCTGCATAGTTTCCCCACAAGCTCTCAGAGTGAAGATTTATGGTGGAACAGACacttaaacacacacaaacctgGAAAATGCAAGTGGGTTTTACCAATGAGGCAATTTGCTGCATGCATTTCTCCATCAGAAACAAGTCCAACTTCAGCAGACACTAACAGCATCTTTTGTCTTTGTCTAATTTGGGAGTTTCTGTGTTACACAAAACTGGGAAGCCAGTTAATGTATGCAAAGTTTGCTCGAGCAGCAAAAGCAACAGCAAGTGCTTCCTCTAGTCAGAGACTGTAAGAGCAGAAGCTTTTCATTCCAAACAAAGGATTCCCCCAGGAATGAGAGGTATTTGAAGATGTCCACTTCTACATCTGGAATTAAAAGCTGAGATTTCTCACAGAGAAATGCAAATCAATTAAGTGATCCAAGAAATgtttggggaggaaaaggaaaatatttggcaGGCAAACACTAAAACGTTGAGCATCTCTGTGGGAGTTGTGCCCCATGGACCAGACCAAAAACATAATTATGCTATTGTGTAGGTAAACACCAAGCTTGTGTACAATTTTCTCATCCCAAACACCTCCTGGGCACTTGCTGCCTCACATGCTTCCTCCAGCAGTACAGCACAGCACTGGTAAGTCAGTGTGTGAAAACACCTGGGGGAGGAAGGTTTAGCAAAGTGTAAAGTGTCTCTTCAAAAGTGCATAAGCAGTAAACAACACTCCTCTGGGTTTGCATGTTTACCATTGTACCCAGAGACACTGGTCACGTTTTGCAGGGGCAGTTTTAGTGCTCCCAGCTGATGTCCCTGCCTGGAGGCTGAATGGCACCTCTCTGACCACAGTGCCATGTCCCTttacaggcagagctgcccaagTGTCCTATACAGGTCCATTCTACAGCAGTCAAAAAGAAGGCCACCAGTCCTACCAGTCTGGCAAGGAAACGAGATGCTTCAAATGTAGATGACATCTGAATCATGCTGCTGAACCTGCAGGCAAAGCAAAGAGGCAAAATTAGTTCCACCTTAAAGTAACTCCCTTTGGTCTGGGTCTTCCTTTACCTCCAACTCTGGGGCCTTTTGCAAGATGCcctgcaatatttttttcttccttctttaaatcagtgtaTTTGCCTCACCCCTGCCACCTAGATGAGGTTGGTCTTAAAAGTCACTTCTGTTATTTGCCTCAGAAAGAGCTGATCTCTCATCTGTTGCTACACTCAACTGTGTTCCTTCTAATCACACAACTCTGAAGACTGAAATATTGAATGTTCTATACTAGAGCTTCTAACTGATCCTGAACCCCCTCAGTTTTGTTCATATAAGCCAGCAGCAAATACATCAAGCTTTCTTCATTCCCAATACCTTGCACAAATAGCATTCCCTACAGAAAAGCTGATTTCTTTCCCAGTGTTCAAGACCACACACCCTTCTTGATTCTCCAGTCCAGTGATATCAAAAAGCAGGTTGTTTTTTCATAAAACCCAGCTTATAGCTCTTCTGGACTCTTTGACAGGGAACACATGGAAGAGAACTGATCTGTTGGAAGCCTGGGTATTTATTGGTGTCTTCCTCCCTGCCTTTTAAAACCAGAAGACAGCCTGTTTTAAGCTCTCTGTACCTGGGGGCACATTTCTCATTTCCAAGCCTGGTTgatacaaattaaatttaacaCAGATCCTCCTACTGTGTATGGGCATCTCTGCTTCATTTACCAAGGCTTACAGCTTTGCATTCCAGCTTAGATCGtaagggagagaaaacaggTGGCCTCAAACACTCCCAAATgatgtgccagcacaggggctcCAAAATCATGCAACAGCCTTGCACTGACTTGTCATCTGagggctgtggcagagctggacaAACCAGGTCCCTACAACCAGCCATTCTCTCTGAACTCTAAACTTTTAGTCAATATTTGGGAATTTGCTTACAAATCTGATTACCTTTATAATCTGTTTTCTGGTTTCTGTGCCCACACTGTTGGCAACCAATGAATTTGCTTGAGAAGATGACCTTTCCATTGGCACTGTGTGCTGAATTTTGTTGGCACAAGGCCAGCTGCTTGCAGTGTTTAACAAGTAAGCGGGGAAAGGTCTTTGAAGATTTATATCCAATGAATCTCCAGCTTCAAAGGTTTTCATCCATGATGGggcctttaaaagaaaagagcacATGGAAATTTAATGCCCTCTCTATATCAACACTCATTAAGCCAAAAAGAACATCAGATGAATAGTCAGGAAATAAAGGCCATCTTTCCTCATAATTTTTCCAAGCCTCCCATCTCTCTCTAAAACTGTTGACTCAGAGCCATTTTTGTAACATGTGGAACAACCTGCAGACACAGCCAACCCTATTTTCACACTGCTTCAGGAAGAAGTGTTTATATAAATAACAAGCAACTTATGACAAAAACCTGAGTCTAGTTCctcattccttaaaaaaaaaaaaaaaatacacaccaAGACTTTATGACTTTAGCAACCACAAAGCACATGAATGAGAATGTGATGCAAACCATAGGGAACCACATTTAAATGTGTTAGTTACAACAATTTAGTTTGCTGCAAGACCTTAAACCCTTATTGTGATTTCATAATCTGTAAAATAAGCTGATTATTTCTTGCTTATGGCACTGGTATCACGCCCAGGAAAAACGCCTTAGATTTTGTTTTGACATGaattttcctcctctgtgctTGTGCTTTTGATGTTTTACTATCAGGGGTACTAAAGCCTTGAGCTGAAATACAGCAACTACCTTTGGCACAGCCACCCTGTTCTCCTTTATGGTCCATGCTGAGGAAAGGGGCAGGGATTTAGGGTACGTACATTCCCTAAGGAGCGATCCAAGGAGCCCAGGACTTCATTCCAGTGGGAGTAAAGCCCAGactgtttttcttccagcttcaaAGCATGGATCTCAGACTTCAGTTCTTTCAGTCGATCTTCgaattttctgctcttttctaAGTAGTCGAGCCTGAGTCCACACATGGGAGACAAAAAGCTTAGTGACACCACATAGCCCAAGAACAGGTGTGTGTGGAAGGAGGAGAGTTGTTCTCTGATTCATTTTGGAGTTTGATAAGCAAAATGAAGTCTGGCACATGTCAGTCTGGCTCCCCTGACCCAGTGAGAAGGAGGTTCACCTTCTTCTTTTCACTTCCTAGCTTTTGACCAAGCATTTCCTTCCAGACCAAGGGAGGAAAAGCCTCTGCTGGATTAGCTCACAGCAATACCACACTTCAGCACTAGAGGGAAACTTCTCTCACCAGCTGTTAGTTCAGCAAAGTGCTTTGTCCCTGACATGCTGCTCCCCAAGACAGAAGGTTCTGCACTTTTCAAGGCTTGATGCCACCAGAAAACTCTTCTTGTGTGTAAATAGCTGGTCTTACACGGGCATCATCCACACCAGCTCAGTAAAAGGCCATATGTACAAGTAGGAGGCCATCCCAAGTTATTAAAAGGATGAACTGAGATTCCCAGAGATTTCCTTTCTACACTTTCCTTGATTAACATTCCCATTTATTTACACCACAAGCATACTGATACCTCTCTTTCTCTATCTCAAAGGATAGTCTCTTGAGGTCAATGTCCTTCAAATCCAGCTTTATGGATCCTTTGTCAAAGTTGGCCTCTCTGGTGTCAGTTGGGGAGTACTGTGGGTACTTGGCCACGTGCTGAAAGAGGCAACACAAGCACTGTCAGTAAGATCtgattgtttggtttggggtttatCTCCTCAGCTTCTGCAAGAATGTCCAGCTGAGCCATTTCATAAGATTCTGAGACACACAgatgctcctgcagccctgtacccagctgagctgctgaaGTCGCCAGCCCACAGATCCAAGGGCAGAGATGTATCCTGGCTGAGAATGGAAATCCATCCTCTGCAAGACTGgagcagaaaagaaagctgGGGCACACATCCTTAGTGCTGCCTTCTTGCTGGAGACAGCTCCATCTACTTTGCCTGATGACACTCATGGGCAATTCCTGTGCCAGGATGACACAGCTGGTTCAGTACAACCATCTCCACAAAGTACTGCCTGATTGAAATGGCACAGAGTCAGTATTAGGCATGAAGGCAAGACAGTCTCTGCTCCCTAAGTCCCAACACCAGTCCTGTTTTTAACTTCTGTCTTGCTTTTCTTTACAGCCTGACTCACTGCCCTGGACAAACACAACTTCCATCCTCTCTACACTGTGTTTATGCACCACTTGGTCCCTCAGGTATTTGTCCCCCACTTGGATGCTGAAATGTCACTACTCAGCTTGATGGGGGCTATAAAAATGCCATCAACATCTGACTGTCCCTGAAGATGAAGTGGTGCCCAGTAGAGCAGAAACTTACAGGATAATTAGGCCTGGTTATGTCCAAGAGTTTCTGCTTCGCCTTCCGTTCAGCCTCCCTGGCTTCATGCAGGTCTTGTTTCAGATGCTCTGCTTCCTTGGCTCTGAAAGATAAATATCCTGATGTGAATGGCTGATGATTTCCAGTATAAAGCAACACGTGGATTTCAGAGTTATGCACCTCACTAGCTTCCAGAGAACAAGTCCACTACTGTGATAACTTTACCCCAGGGCATGTGTGGTAGGATGGTCACGTGGAGAACTAACTGCACACAGCATGACACACACTTTCAGAGACAGTCCTGCATAAAGTGGCTGAATTAACATGTTTTTCTTATTCCTCATTTCCATGGGCTAAGTTGTGACCTGCTGATAGAGATTCTCCAGGCTGTCAGAGATCCTCCCTGAGGTGGGGAGAAGTGCAACATATCTTCTCTTTATTCTGGAAAGCTTTTTGGCAGTATCCTAAAACAAGCAGAAGGCCCTTAATAGCAAGGTTAAACATCCTCTGTCAACACTGGCCTGCTCTGCATTTTCAGGCAGCACAGTGTTATGGAACATGCAAACACTTGGAGTGGTTTACACTCCACATGAGTTTGCCTGGTTTGCACTTCTCAAAGATCTGATGGGATACAAGAGACCATCACCTGGTATTAATGAAGGAAAACAGCCTCCTAACTCACAGGTATACAGATTGGGAAATTTAGATAGTTAGGTAGCCAGAAAATGCTTCTGCATCCTGGATCTTTCCTACTAAACATCTCTAAAGCTTTGCATCTTCTCGATCTGCCTCACAACCACTGGGACCAGGTGGAACAAACAAGATGCAAGGAGGTTTAGTCACTGTGAAGTGTCACTCCAGGAACAATTCCCCCCTGCTGGGCTTAGctgtaagaaaagcagcagtcTCTGCACCCAGGCATCCCTGGTGAGACCACACAGCCCCACCAAGCAAACCCCACCTGCGGTCAGActccttcaccagcttcaccGCGATCAGCTCTGCCTCCCGCATCTTCTGCTCCATCAGGCGTTTCTCCTCCTTGGTTTTCAGGGCTGTGATCTCCAGCCTCTGTCGCTCCTGCTCGGCTTCTGCAGCGTTCTGGGCCAGCAGTTTTGCCTCTTCTTCTGCAATCTGAGCCTTCTCAGCCAGCAactctgctgcttcctgggaTCGAAGCTGagaagaaacaatttttcttaGTTCCTTGTCTGGCATCTCCAAAATCACCCctgcagacaggcaggaagAAGGTATCTTTTCCCAAAAGATCAAGtgataaaaatgttatttcttaaataaaaattaaatataattgtAGGGTCTGGTgttcttcctctgctccagaaCTTCCTGCCTCTCACCTCTACAAAGCAAGGAGACACATGTGCATAAAGCTGGACAAAGGTATCGACCAAAAATTGAAGTCAGCCCCTTCAGTTGCCAGTGCACTGTGCCCCTTTCTCCCAGTTTCAGCTCCAAGGTTGCTTCCTTTCTCCCCCCTTTGCCTGAAGAAAGCACTTTGAGCCAAATACAGGGAGTGAATAGCTCACAGCAAAGGGAGACTATGGCAGAGCAGCATTTTCCCAGGTATTCCTGCATGCCCTTTCCACCAGGGATAAGAAACTCTCCAGCTTTGCCTGAGCTATAATGCCTGGTGTCTCACAGGAGccataagacaaaaaaaaatcctccttccCAAACAAGAAAGCCCCTCAAGCACAAGAATATTCAGATGAACGTGCTGCTCACCAGGGCCTCATTTGCCTGCCTGGCTTCATCTTCCAGCTGGAAAAGCCGCCTTTCCAGCTCTTCTTTGGCTCTCTCAGCTTCTTCTCggagctgcttctccctggCCAGCCTCTGATTCTCCATCTGGGAATAGGAGGAGCAACACCACGTTTGTGGGTTTGCAGCAGAATCTCACCTGGGCCTGAGGCAGTGCAGCAAATGCATCCAATGAAGAACAGGCTGCTCTCTGTCTGGGGCACTGACAGTCACCAGAGATGCAGTGATGAAGCTGCTTGCACTTTGCAGCACTGAACTCCTCTAGCAGGTAATAGTGGTTATTTCAGACTGCTGGAAGAGCCCTTGGATTGATGTGTTATGTACCCCAAATCTTTGCTATCACCTATTCAGTCTCACAAACAGGACTGACATCCTCAGGTGCCACACACACGCTGGAGCTGTTCCCACATTCAGTCCTGCTGCACTTTCTTACCTCCCACACACACAAGGCATGGGCAGCAAGGGCACCAGCTGGAATAATAATCACTGTTTTCAATAATACAGGAGCAGAAAGAACCTACCTTTTTTCtagctttttcttccttagcTTGTGCTTTCATTTGCTGGATCTCTATTGAGTCCACTTTTCTTCTCCTCATAAATAGGTCATGGTTTCCAATGCACAACTGGAAAATCTGGATAGGAAAGGTAAAGCAAATGTGATTTTGATGTACTTGTGCCCCAGCCAGAGGGACAAAGAGCCCCACACTGGCCTCACAGGACAAGTCAAGATTTCAGCACAAATGCTGGCAGTTGCTTCCCTTCCAAGAAAATCAGCACCGAGGGCAGGCTCATATAACAGTTTAGATAAGTTTGTAACAAGATGAGAGGTTCCTTCTGTCCTTCAGCCTTCTCTGATCCCACCCCACACAGGCAGCTGCTTCTGCAGTGGCTTTGCACTTTTCCATACACCACATCCTCCCCTTCcagtatctttttttccctttgtgatTTGGGCCTTCTTTCACATTTCACTTTTCTCTCCAGAGAGGGCAGAGATACTCTCCCTGACTCCCTAGACAGCACAATCTCCAGGAAAACATGCTGAAATTCAGTGTTCCCTTACTCTCCAAAGGTTTTACAAGCAGTGTTTCTCACTCAGGTGTCAGCCAGTATTACCAAGCTCAGATTTaaagaaggaaagcaggacacTTACCAATTTGTTCACTTTGAGTTGAGAGGAAAAGAACTTGAAGACTTCTGCTTTTTTGTCAAGAGGTTTGATAGTTAACTATACaggcaaaattaaaaagaaaaaggaggcacagtaagaaggagaaaaacaaagctgaaacTATTAATACTAATGCAAACTTCAGCTCATCTCCACTTCTCTCCAGGGAAGCAGCGATTTATGCCACAAATGTGGGGAGAGTGGTGCAAAATTGTTTGGCTCCAAAGAATCAGAACCAGGGCTGTTGTTGCAGAggttcctctgctcccagagcaggCTCTGTTAGAGGATAAAGCCTCCCACAGACCCACCCCAGTGCCAGTTTGGATGGTGGTTTTCATAATAACACCACCTGTGCACTGTACACTACAAGAACTCTGGAACAAGCACTGGTTATCAGGAAACAGAATGCATTACTAATCCCCAGAAGCAGTCACATTCTTAAAGTAAGGGAGATGCCAAACACCTCTCAGAATACCAGTCCTTGCAGGTATAATAGCAAGGGCCTAAAGGACTTGTTCCTCTGACCAGCAGGTAACAGTCCTAGAGCTCCTGCTTTCTCAGTTTTTCAGTCCATCCCTCAAGCTGT
This is a stretch of genomic DNA from Pseudopipra pipra isolate bDixPip1 chromosome 21, bDixPip1.hap1, whole genome shotgun sequence. It encodes these proteins:
- the LOC135425510 gene encoding merlin-like isoform X2, whose amino-acid sequence is MSIRGLKKKQPKTFKVKIITVDAEMEFSCEMKWKGKDLFDLVCRALGLRETWFFGLQYTIKGMCTWLKMDKKVLDQEIPKEDPISFHFLAKFYPEKVEEELLQEITQHLFFLQVKKQILDEEIYCSPEATVLLASYAVQAKYGDYDPNFHEPGFLAHDELLPKRVLRQYQLTAEMWEEKITAWYAEHRGIARDEAEMNYLKIAQDLEMYGVNYFPIAQNKNHTDLLLGVDAKGIHIYSINNRFSPNKSFEWSAIRNISYSEKELTIKPLDKKAEVFKFFSSQLKVNKLIFQLCIGNHDLFMRRRKVDSIEIQQMKAQAKEEKARKKMENQRLAREKQLREEAERAKEELERRLFQLEDEARQANEALLRSQEAAELLAEKAQIAEEEAKLLAQNAAEAEQERQRLEITALKTKEEKRLMEQKMREAELIAVKLVKESDRRAKEAEHLKQDLHEAREAERKAKQKLLDITRPNYPHVAKYPQYSPTDTREANFDKGSIKLDLKDIDLKRLSFEIEKERLDYLEKSRKFEDRLKELKSEIHALKLEEKQSGLYSHWNEVLGSLDRSLGNAPSWMKTFEAGDSLDINLQRPFPAYLLNTASSWPCANKIQHTVPMERSSSQANSLVANSVGTETRKQIIKVQQHDSDVIYI
- the LOC135425510 gene encoding merlin-like isoform X1, translated to MIWCGCPHKLKNMSIRGLKKKQPKTFKVKIITVDAEMEFSCEMKWKGKDLFDLVCRALGLRETWFFGLQYTIKGMCTWLKMDKKVLDQEIPKEDPISFHFLAKFYPEKVEEELLQEITQHLFFLQVKKQILDEEIYCSPEATVLLASYAVQAKYGDYDPNFHEPGFLAHDELLPKRVLRQYQLTAEMWEEKITAWYAEHRGIARDEAEMNYLKIAQDLEMYGVNYFPIAQNKNHTDLLLGVDAKGIHIYSINNRFSPNKSFEWSAIRNISYSEKELTIKPLDKKAEVFKFFSSQLKVNKLIFQLCIGNHDLFMRRRKVDSIEIQQMKAQAKEEKARKKMENQRLAREKQLREEAERAKEELERRLFQLEDEARQANEALLRSQEAAELLAEKAQIAEEEAKLLAQNAAEAEQERQRLEITALKTKEEKRLMEQKMREAELIAVKLVKESDRRAKEAEHLKQDLHEAREAERKAKQKLLDITRPNYPHVAKYPQYSPTDTREANFDKGSIKLDLKDIDLKRLSFEIEKERLDYLEKSRKFEDRLKELKSEIHALKLEEKQSGLYSHWNEVLGSLDRSLGNAPSWMKTFEAGDSLDINLQRPFPAYLLNTASSWPCANKIQHTVPMERSSSQANSLVANSVGTETRKQIIKVQQHDSDVIYI